Genomic DNA from Solanum pennellii chromosome 3, SPENNV200:
ATTGCATGTCAAATTCCTTTAATGAAATTTTGGATCTTCTTATCATTTAATGCTAGATCATATCATGTAATAGGGTGCCCGCTGTTATGTAATCTAACTACTCCTGCTGGTTGAATTGACATCTTCCATTGGATACATTGATCAGTTATATAGAGTTTCAATCCTTTGTTTTGCTGAGTAAACAATAGGAACTATGGTGATTAGAAACAAGTCATACACGATAAGTGACAACCTAGAAATTTCCTCCATTAGGGAATGACTTCAAATTTATTTGCGTCACTTGAATTTTCTCGTAAAATGCCTATTTCAGCTCTTGCTACCTTTTTAGTGTGTCTGAATCATTCCTATTCTCACAAAACTACAGTTTCACTTTTGTATTGAAATAGGAAGGAGCTCGCAGGTAATGCATCCGTAAAAATAGCCTTTTCCTAGTGCCACTCTCATAGACTACTCTATGCATATGTCCTGTGGTAATCCAGATTTGTCTTAGAACTGGCTCCTTTTGTTTTCAAAGCTACAGAGtgaattcatgcattgcgatgATTTTTGCTTAAGTTTCTGCTTGATATATTTAACAAGGTGGGTTAGAAGTGGAACTCTTACTTTTTAGCATTTTAGGTATTACTTATTTCTTCATTGTTGGGAAAGGTCTGGGTTATTTGAGGTATGTGAacttttcttaattatataacGGCTAGGAGTTTTTTTCTACAAGTTGCTCGGATCCTAAAAGAAAATATCGCTGCATGCGTGacggatcctccaaaaatacATACTTTTTGTGTCTTTGGAGGATCCTACATGAATGCAACAACaatttttggaggatccgatCATCATAGCACTTGGACATAAGTTTGAGTCTCATTGGCTGAAGAAACTTGTCTGAGACATGTTCTTTTGGTTTCAACAACATAACTTTACTGGAAATGTGCATAACcatgttttgataaaagatTGCCAAAGTAGGGCACAACTAATTGCAACCTATTAAACCAGTCTAATAACCATTTGATAATGGGATGTAGAACTATAGACATGCCTgcataatatgataatttaccACCAAGAAAGCATCAAGTTGCACGAGtttttttggtgattttggGGCATGgattaaaattatgtttgtcttgcaaaaatgtttaattatattcttagtGATCTTGATATACTTAATAATTTTGAGTATAATAATTGCCCCATATTGCATGTCAAATTCCTGTAATGAAGTTTGGAtcttcttttcatttaattctAGATCATCATCATGTGATAGGGTGCACATTGTTGTGTAATCGAACGACTCCCTGCTGGTTGAATTGGCCTCTTTCGTTGGATTAATAGATCAGTTACATGGAACTTTCTCTAGGGAATGACTTCAAATTTGTTTGCCACACTTGAATTTTCATCTCTCCTTTTTTTCCCCTAGTGTCTGAATCATTCCTATTCTCACAAAACTTCAGCTTCACTTTTGTATTGAAATAGGAAGGAGCTTGCAGGTAATGCCTCCCTAAAAATAGACTACTCTAATCTATGCATATGACCTGTCACCTGTGGTAATCCAGATCTTCCTTAGAACTGTTTCCTTTTGCTTTCAAAGTTACAGACTGAATTCATGCACTGTGATGATTTtaccataaatatattttctattgtCATGTGTCTGCTTGCTATTTTTAACAAGGTGGGTCGAAAGTGTAACTTGTCCTTTTTAGCGTTCTGGGAGACTTATTTCTTTATTGTTGGGAAAGGGTCTGAGTTATTAAGGTATgtgaatttttcttaattatgtaACGGCGAGGAGCCTCTTTATGGAAACTGATGGTTGAACACTAGGTCGCTCggaccctaaaaatgaatgtTGGTGCACCTGTGaggatcctccaaaaatgcaTAATTGTTGTGTTTTTGGAGGATCTGACATGAACGCAGCAGCAATTTTTAGAGGATCCAATCATCATAGCGCTTGGACATAACTTTTGAGTCTTATTGGCTGAAGAAATTTGTCCGAATGACCGAATCATATATGCGTTCTGTTCATGGATATCTCCTGCTATGGGCCGTCAATCACAGGGCATCTCCATGAAAGATAACTTTCCATAGTAAAGTGTCTACTAAATGGCTTCTTTGCTACCTTGCAGCTGTAGTGACAGTGTAATGTCAAGCATTTCACAGCCTCTTTGCGATGAAGGTATTTCAGTTGTCCATATTAATTTACgttattgcatttttgttaATATGTATTAGAAGCTTTTGTTCTGTAGAGAGAACATCATACTTATTTTTGTTGTTCGATTGGTTGGTAAACTAGCAATTGCTTGCATTATTCCATATAATGATGCCTTCCTCTAAGCTTAAAGGCAAGCTTGGTTTTCTCAGCAGCCTTTGTTGTTTGATACTAGTTTTATAATATGACAATTTCAACAGAAAACTTTATctgatttttgaatatttttttcatcgAATAAATCATGAATTAACTGAGGATATATCGAAATTCACTGCAGGTTTGTTAGAAACTTGatcttaataatattatatatgaaaactaaGTTGATAACTGGTTGGAATTCAAAAAGCGGCAATATATGACATTGAGTTATAGATATGTGGTCGTGTTGAGAAACATATAAACAAATCTTAGCCTAGAAAATTAAAACGTAAACTGATTTAAAATTGCAAGTATCATTCTACAGCAAAGGTGATCTACAGGGCGTTCTCTTTCTTCTGTTAATTTTTCCAGCAAGTTCAACCTTGTCGAGTTGCCTTGTATCTCCAATTATCTGCAATATATGTTGTTAGTTAAAAAAGTTATTCTAACAAAGTAGATTATCCTAATGAAGTTGGAGTGTACTTACTTTGCAAGAAATTGAGCAATAATCATAGAATTCTTCCTTTATTTTTCCTTCGCATATGACGCACTTAGGGTTTCCCCCGTTTCCTCCTTTTGGTTTCAGCAATATAACTTTGTGATTGTTTATTACATACGGCTGAATTTTCCTAACATCTATCTCACTTTCTATATCAGCTTTTCGAACCGATGCTTTTTCCGATACTTTAAATATCTGCACATTATGTTAAggaatagttaaaaaaaataaaatctatagCAGCTCTAACAAGTGTTGTTTTGGTGAAGGATTGATGATTATGTACCTGTAAAAATTGGTGAAGTTCATGTTCAGCTTCTGCATCAACCCTCCAACATGATTCACAAAGAGGTTTGTTTTTGcacattttacaaaaaaatgtaCAATATTGATTATGTACCTCACATATACAATCATgttcataaaaatcattatctAGTAGAGGTTCCAACCATAGTGGACGGAGTTCGTTATCCCTCGCCATGTCTGAACAAATAATATAGACAACAAAACTTATTTTCAATGTAATATTACTGAGTACCTTACCCCCTCCCTACATTATATAGAGATGTCAATAACCATATTCCCTTATTTGTATAGGACTTGAAATCCAtgtgaaaaaaggaaaaaaaaatagtattattCCTAGTAATATTGAAGAAAAAGGAACTCCTGCTGAAACGGATTACTGTAGTCATTATTCAACTAAAATTAAACTTGAAAAATTTACTTTTATGGTAACTTTTTTTGAATCAAATATACAACGATTTTTTTTATAGGCAAATTCAAATTTAGCTTAGATTGCAACTATTTTATTTACCACAATATTTCACatgcattttaaatatttttgaatttgtatattgcatataaattaatttaattattctagaatttttaatcatttaaatattACAGTAATCACATCTTCTGATTATGGCTTACACGGGAAAATATGTTAATGCAAAGGAATTGGCTAcaggaaaatatattatttttgtaattttttcatagTGGTTATTTGACAATTCAGTTTTCTATGAAATTGACGgtccaatttatgtgacaaCGAATGgatttaaaaaatgaactattttttttatcataattctttatatgtattttaaatattctgaattattaattattgtaatttatagtattttttttatgcaatttccaaatattcaaaatttattttgaaaaaaaattaaaagatttatgTCCAAATTTATCGTCAAAATTAAGTAGATTTAATCgcaaaaagcaaaaaatatcatttagacaaagtaatattaataatataatatgaatttatatattacatatacattaatttaattattttagaattttatactgatttgatttatgtaaatataattgcaTAACTTGAAAAAATAACTTTCTTTAGCGGTGCAATTTGAGCTAGATATCCTAATTAAGTTAAACTAGacgaaacaaaaacaaattgaattaatttcGGTTTGAAATCTAGTTGAAATCTAATAAGgacataatttataaatgtgTCCTTTAACTttatctcattttatatttatgtccttcaactttggtTCTGCACAAGTAAACACTCAAACTGGTATAAAGCTGAATAAGTAGACACATGAGTCCTACGTGTCACGTAGGACAGGGGCGTTTCGTCAGAAAATTACATcgtatttataagaaaaatgataatttaaatggttaaataagacattttggacacccttgaaaaacaataaaaaatttctagCTTAGTGATTTTAGTCGTTCAACTCTTACTAAGTTCTTTGcaacttgatttttttcttttcattaaaaatttaaataaaatttaaaagaattatttcatttaaagtTAATAAGAAAATCCTATTTATTTATTCCATTAAGCTACTAAAAGTGaaaatacttcatataaattttcttttaatataactcGTTTgattctattatttatttttcatttctcgTTGTTAGTCATCAGAGGTTGTGAAATGttgaagcataaaagtgatttcTCTCTAAACTGAAatatctctctttttctttatttgttcaCTTCCTATCAATAAACGTGACACTAAAGCTAAATattatgtagtttaattttaaatttttttgatatattttaatttaaaaaattaatcattaatgtTATGTAGTTTGATTCACAAACTTTAAATGCACccattctttaaattatttttacgaGCTATGAGATTTTCGGACACCCTTCCTAAAATTTCTAGGACACCATGTAGGATACCACATAGGATGTGTCCGTCTATTTGtacaattttatacaagtttaagtgtctacttgtgcacaccctaagttgaagggcataaacgTGAAATGAGACCAAgttaaaagacatatttatgtattatgcctttgaTAAAAATCGAACGATTCAATCAATTAATACTTTTAATTAACATGAGTACTAGCAAAATGCGTTTCATAAATTTGGACAAATAGAACATGATATTATTAGGACATCTCCAACCCAAACACCAAATTTGGTGTCAGCATCAAATTTGTTGTAAACAACTCCAACCCACTATATCaaattttacaccaaaaaagaatctttttttctttcttcattattatattattatttcttatttcataaaacaATTTCTTTCTAAAACATTGACCATATATGATTCATATTATTTCCTATTATAATcgtttaatataaaattattttgtatcataatttttgaaataacataaattgcTAGCAAATATGATACATTATACATAATAGtgaataatacaaataaaagtgaaatcattaatgaaatacAATCAAATTGATAATTTTCATCTATTGCTATTTCTACGA
This window encodes:
- the LOC107013178 gene encoding uncharacterized protein LOC107013178, which translates into the protein MARDNELRPLWLEPLLDNDFYEHDCICEVHNQYCTFFCKMCKNKPLCESCWRVDAEAEHELHQFLQIFKVSEKASVRKADIESEIDVRKIQPYVINNHKVILLKPKGGNGGNPKCVICEGKIKEEFYDYCSISCKIIGDTRQLDKVELAGKINRRKRTPCRSPLL